The Myxococcales bacterium genome includes the window CGGTGAGCACGGCGGACCTCGATGCGCTTGCCTCTGTCTGCCCATGCCATCTCGCAACCAACGCCAAGGAGCGCGAAGCCCTGCGCAATATCTTTCTTGCGCGATCGCCTAGCTTTCGTCTCCGGGGCGGCGAGCGCAGACGGTCGTCGCTCGGGTTAACATTGGAGCTGATTGCTCATGATGTGGCCCGTCACCCAACGCTCGACTTCGAGGAGGCGTTTCGCGTCGCCTGCTACACCGGCACGCTCCCTACTGGGACGGGCTGGTCGCCCCCAAAGCCGCTGGTGGCGGCAATGCGCGGCTGGGGCACCTATCATCGCAATGAGTTGTTCTCTGTCGCCTTGCAAGGCTTATTCGCGGCGGTCCTCGATTCCATCGTTCAGCAGCGCCTAAGCAAGATTGCGACGAGCGCCGAGGCTGGCCCCATCGCGCAGGGACTATGTGGTGACCTCGGTGGCGAACTCCTAGCACAACGACTCGACGTGGCAATCGATTATCAGTCACGCGGCCTTCCAGGGCTTGAGGATTGGCAAAACCACGCGCATGAGATTCAGCTCGGTTGGCGCTGCACGGCCTCGCCCGGCCAATCAGGTCCGAAGGATCGAGCGGTTACGTCGGTGACGCTGTTGCTAGCACTCGCGGCGCGCGGCCTTCCCGACGACCCTTATTGTGACTTCGAGCTCGATCCTGACTACTTTGATCGCAGGAACTGCATCTGCTCTCGTTCAAACACCAGTTAGAAGGGGCATGGGCCAACCTAACAGTGAGCGAGTGGATCGCGTGGCTCGCGGTTCACTGGGGTATCGAGCGCCACTTGCGAGTCGCACTGCGGAAGCTGCGGGCACAACAACAAGATACGTTTCGCATTCGACCACTAGAGAACGGGCTCCACGTCGTCGATGTTCCCCAGCCGGCTTTCACGGTGCCTCGGGTTGAGCGGGCGTTGCAGATCTTGCGCGACATAGGCTTAATCGAGCCTGCGGAAGGTGGTGGCCTTGTTCTTTCGCAGGAGGGCGGATTCGAGCTCAGGAGTATTTGTGGCTGAAGAGGCAACCGGTGTTTCGCTATTTGACCAGCTAGGCGAATCCGGTTTCCGTGCCTCGATCATTACGACGTATGCTTGCTACCTGCCGTTCTACGAGCAGGTCGTGCTTCGCCGGTTGGTCGCTGCAGGGTGCACGCACAATCTCGTCTTTGTGGATGCTGGTCGCCTAGGGGAGGTGCTGGCGGCTCCGGAGCAACGGCCTCGGCTGGCCGGCACGGCTTACACGTTGATTCCAGTTAAGTGCAGCGGCGCATTTCACCCCAAGCTTGTGCTCCAAATCGGGCCAAAGAAGGGGGCGTTGCTCGTAGGCAGCCACAACCTGACGCTTTCTGGGTTCGGGCTTAATGATGAGCTCACGAGCGTGTTTCGCGCGGAAGGGCCAAATCTTCGAGCGGGCGTGGCGCCGTTTCTGGGTGCACGGGACTTTATGCGCGCTTTCCTTCCCGCACAGGTGCCGGAGGTTGAGCACGCGTTTGAGGCGGTTTTCGCGGGGCACCATGGCTCAGCGCGCCCGCTCGTGATGGGAATCCACCACGCGAACTCGTTACGTCGACAGGTGAGGCTGTGTCGCTTTGGGACCAGATTCGGAGCGCGGTGCCCGCCGGCGTGACAAGGGCGCTGGTGGTATCGCCCTTCTTTGATGGATCTCTCGAATTTTTGCAACGCCTCCTCGATGACGTGCGACCGGAGCGCCTAACCGTGGCCATCGATCCGTCATCTGTCGTGATTCCACGCGACGCGTCTGCGCGCTTGCCAGGAGTGCGCTTCGTGAATATTGCAGGAAGATCTCTTGTGCCAACGACGCGAAGGCGTGAAGGCGCCTCGCGGTACATGCACGCGAAGGCGTTGTGGTTCGAGTCGCCCCAAGGGGAACTCCTCGTGACGGGCAGTGCCAACGCGAGCGCGCCGGCGTTCTTGCTCAGCGCCGGGCGCCGCAATGCCGAGGCGGTAGTCATCGACGCGACGCCAGGAGTGGGCGCCGCCCTGGGGCTGAACGCCTTTTCCGATGCGCCAGAAATGTCATCTGGTGAATGGGAAAATGTGGAAATCGTCGAGGCACCCGGTACGACGAAACGTGAAGTACGCACCGTACTGCTGGCGACACCTACTGAGCGTGGGTTCGTTCTTTCGGGACCCGTCCCCGAGGACGTCGTGCTAGTTGCCGCCGACCGCGAGAGCCGCGCGCTCGGTGCCGTTGTATTTGACGCTCGGACACCGGCGGCGTGCGTTCTCGTGCCTTCCGGAGCTGCCGAGCAGACTGTGTTCTTGTTCGGAGATAGTGCGATGGGGCGAATCATTGCGGTTGTCCACCGGCCGGCTGAGATCACCCGCCACGCGGCCACTGACAGCCGTAACGCGCTGAAGCAGGCGCTCGGGGCGCTAGAAGACGACCCATCTCAGATCTCAGCATTACTTCGGGTGACCGAAAAGGTGATCTTTGATGCACTTGACGGCGTTGTAAGCACGAACCCGGATGTGATGCGGGGCAGGGGTGAGCGCGATGATCAACTTCCAGCACGCTGAGTTGTCGACCCTTGCCATCGTAGCACAAGGCAGACCGACCGCCAGCAAGCGTCTTGCGCGGGGCGACTTGGCCTACCTGCTGGACGCGCTCATCAGTCGCCTCGGGGACGGGCTTGCCCCATCGGGTTCTACGCGGCCAATTGAAGAAGAGATCGGTGCTGATCACGAGCACGGAGGTGAACTCGGAAACGCACATGGGGTAGCGATTGATTTAGGCGCAGTCGCGAAGGGATGTCGAAGCAAAACAAAGAAGCTCGTGAAGCGAATGCTTGCAAGGCTGGAGAAGGCGAACGCGCCAGGTGAAGCGCACCGCGCGGTGGTTCAGCTCGCCGCTGTGGCGGGCGTGCTTAGGGCGCTCGCTCTACTCGAGCGGGGACCCGAGTGGCGCCGCGCGGGACATCGGCTTGTTGACTCGGGTGACCTGTATAAACTTGCAGATAGTGCAGCTATCGCGCTGCTGGCCCGCGGGGAGGGGCTTCTCGCCCAAGCGCAGCGGGAAGTTGGTTCTTCCTTTGAGGAGATGAGCTCGACCGTTGGGCTCGTCGCGACCTTAATGTACTTGTGCGGTATCGACGCGACAGCCCGACCGCCGCAGGGGGAACGCGGTGATGAGCCGCTAGATGCGCGCGACCACTGGGAAAAGGTTCAAGCGTTCGTCACGCTTGCGCCTGCGCTGGCGCTCGATCTAGATGCCCAGACTATCTTGGCACAGAGCCTTGAGCGGTTCGTTGCGCATGGCAGTTGGCTTTTCGAGCATCTTGCGATCGCCGCGGCGCTCGCGACGCTCGAGACCGCGGCGCCTCAGAACGCGGATGAAAATCGGTGGCCTGAGCAAGGCGACTTGGTCGTGGTTCCGGCGAGCTTTATCCCGCGGCTTAGGGTAATCCTTGATGTCCTGCCGGGCGCCTGATGGACCGAAGGTCGTCGTCGCAGACTGTTTGAATGAAACTGGGGAGCGCGTGTTCGTCGCGCGCCGCGTCGTCACTATTTCGATGGGCGATCTTGTTGGAGCAAAGAGCGTCTTGGGCCGGTGAGGGCGCTCCCCGCGTGAGCTGCCCGGCGGGCGCGCGAGGCGGTGGCCGCCGAGCGCGGTTTGAGCGCGGCGATGGTGGGGCGGCGGTGGGCACGATGGGCGCGCCGCGCCGCGCGAAAACGGAGCGAGCCCGCGCGGCGACGCCTTGGGCGCCGCGCGAGAAGGCGAGCGAACCCCAGAGGGGAGCGACGGTGAGCGGCGCCGCGCTGCGCGCGGCGCGGCGAACCGGCACGCCCAAGCAACGTCGCCGGTGCTGTCAGCGCGCGATGCTACCGTGGTGATGAATGTCTGCAACGAAAAGGGGTTATATGGCGGCGAGCACGTGGGTATCGGCAGGTTTGGCAATGTTCCTGGTGGCGGGTTGTGGCAAGTCCTCAGGTCTTACGACCGACGACTTGCCGTTTAGCTCGGCGACGCGGGTGCGCCCCGAGGCGGCGGGCGCGCACTGCGAGGCGGGCGGGCAGGCGATCGAAACCGGCCTCGACAGCAATCGCAATGGAGCGCCCGACACAAGGACGGCGAGGTAGACGAGACGTCGTACGTTTGCACGCCGGTCGCGGCGCCCAATACGCCGGCGCTGGTGCGCATCGACGCGGTGGAGGCCGGGGACGACTGCGCGCACGGCGGGTATCGCGTCAACGCCGGGGTGGATGCCAACGCCAACGGCGTGCTCGACGACGTCGAGATCAGCGAGACGGCGTTGGCCTGCGCGAGCGCCGACGGGCAGCCTGGGGCGCCGGGGAGCGATGGCAGCAATGGCAACAACGGCGCCAATGGCACCAGCGCGGTGCTGGGCAGCGAGCCGATTGCGCCCGGCGCGGAATGCGTCAACGGCGGCACGCGCATGAATGCGGGGCTGGATCTTAATGGCAACGGCGTGCTCGACGCGGCGGAGATTTCGGCGAGTGTTGCGGTGTGTAGCACGGCGGTGAAGAAGTACGTTTTGGACGCGGAGGTGCCGCTGCCGGTGGGGTTTCCGACGGCCGATTTGACGGTGTATGCGAATGGCGCCGCGGCGAGCGATACGGATGGCGATGGCTACCCGGACGTCGCGGGTGAGGGCGATGTGTTGGCGATTTACGCGTCGCAGGTGAACGACAAGCGGCTGTTGTTCATGGAGCGCGTTGCGGGGCAGTGGGTGGAGATTAACCAAATCGCGGCGCCTGCCGGGCTTGGCTATCAGCTGACGGTGATCGGGTTTGAAAACCGCATGATGGTGATCGGCGGATTGGCGAGCCAGAACGCGGCGTATCGCAGCTATGTGATTGAGCGCGTCAATGGCGTCTATGAGGTGACGGATGCGATTGCGACCAGCGGCAGCCCATCTGGCGCCAATGTCTTCGCGTTGCGGTTTGATGGCGAGCACGTTCTGGCGACGGACATCGGGGCAAATTTTTCGATGGCACTCGCGCGCAAGCTGCCGGGCGTGGCCTTGCCGGTGGCGACGCCCGTGCTGTTGCCGCCGGGGCATACGGTGACGCATTTTGCGGTGGCGATGGGGCGCGGTTTACTAGCCATCCCGGCGCAGGTTGCCGGCGTCCACGGGCTTAGTGTTTTCACGCTTACCGCCGGCTCGCAGGCGTTTGTTGGGCGCGTGCCTACGCTGCTTGACATTAATGGCTATCCGCGTCAGGTCACGGCTGATGCGCTTGGCGATGCAGATCTTACAATTCAGTATCACGCCTCAGGATTCAACCTCACGGCGACGTCCCAGGTCTGGCGAGTGGGCCAAGGTGGAACCATTGCGCTTGCACAAAGCTTGACCGGCGGCGCGTACATCAGCGCGCCGGTGTTGGCACGCGGTGCCACGCGCACGATCGCGCGCGGCGCGGATCCGTCGCTTGGCTATTTTCCTGCGGTCTACAACCTGGTCGACGGGCTTTGGCACCATGTCCAAGTCCTCACCGACTACGCGGGCACCGGCGACTTCCTCAGCAGCGCGGCCATGCTGGCCGGTGGCGACGAGCTTTACGTCACGGCGTCGAGCCCGTCGGTGTTGCGGCTTTATCGTTGGGAATGACGTAGAGAAAAGGCGTGCGTGCGCGCGCGGCGCGGCGAACCGGCACGCCCAGGAAACCAAAGACCATATGGTCCCCGGTCGTCCTGGCGAGTTAGCGGCCCACGTAGCGCGCCTATCTTCACCCTTGACGATGACGTCGGAAACGGGCACATTTTAAGACAGGACTGGGTTTGCTCGGTCGGCATTGTGCCTCGGGATTGCTCGAGGCATTTTGTTTTTCGGCGGTGCCGAGAGGGTGTTAAGGGAAACGCTTGAGGCCCCAGCCTTCGAGGCTGCCCGTCGGTCCACGCCAAAATTTGCTTTGGATGAGGTCAAAGGCTCGGTTGGGCTGGCTGGGGCGCATGCAATGCAGCCCAATGGGGCGAGCTATCAGGTCGGCAAGTTGAAGCCCGGCGTGGTTGGCCTTTTTGGGGGCAAATAAGGGCGTGTAGCCACGACTGCCAAGCAGCGTCGAGGTGTCGCAGGCGCGCCGAAACGCGAGCTCAAGCTCGGCATCTTCGTTTTTTCCGCGGCTCTCGAAGACGACATGAACCTCGCCCTCATCGCCGAGGTCATCGAGATGCAGTGCGAGCCGTTCGAGGCCAAAGGTGACGGCGAGATGGTACGGGTTTTCGGGGTGAGCGTATGTTTTTGAGAGCCGACCTTTGTCGATAGCGGCGGCAATTAGGGTGAATGGGGCGTCCTCGACGAGCTCGTTGAGTCGCTGCATGAAGCTGGCGCGCACCGTGGGATTGCGCAGCATCTCAAAGGGTGGTCGCTGCTTGCGGATTTCTCGCTCATGCATCACGACGGCGTCGTGGCCGAAGAAGTCGAACTTGAACTTGGTCAGCGCGCGGACGGCGGTCGTGGCGTAGGCCGTCTTCTCAAAGATGCATAGCGCCAAGACAAACACCGGAAATTCAGGTGAGACGGGGCCGTGGTCACCGGCCTCGTCGACATAGACGATGTACCGTGAACGCTGAGGCCAAGTAGGTGGTAAGCCGGACGGCACTGTACTTGGTAATACGCAGCGGCCGGGCGATTTCTCGCGCGAAGGGATGGTCGAGGCTAAACGTCGTGCGACCACGCTCGCCTCGAGGGCGCGGTGCACCAGTTGTTGCGTGCGGTGGGTGCCGTAGCGCTTGGCCATGTCGGCTTGGTGTTGTAGACCAGCGGCGGCGCGAGGGCGGCGGTGGTGCCGAGGCCTAAGGCATTCCAGCGCGCCGGGCCGGGGAACACGAACGGCGCGCCGCCCCAAACGCCGCGCATCACGGCCTCGTCGCTTGGGTGAGCGCGGGCGCTCCCGCGTGAGCTGCCCGGCGGGCGCGCGAGGCGGCGGCCGCCGAGCGCGGTTTGAGCGCGGCGATGGTGGGCGGCGGTAGGCACGGTGGGCGCGCCGCGCCGCGCGAGAACGGAGCGAGCAAAGCGAGCGAACCCCACATTGCAGCGACGGTGAGCGGCGCCGCGCGCGCAGCGCGGCGCCGCGAACCGGCACGCCCAGAACAAAACCGGCGAGAACGTTGCGCGGCGCGGCGTATATCGTCTCGCGGCATGAGCGCCGACACGGCGGGCGGCACGGCCATGCGTAGGCCCGGCGTAGGTGGCGGTGGGTTTGCCGATTTGGCCGTGACGTTGTTATCAAATAAATTGATAGTTATAAAATATCAAAAATAGTAATATATGGCGATGTTGACGTATCTCGTGAAATCCAAGGCCAGACGCCGCCTCCTGTTGTTGCTATGGGGCGAGGCGCGCCACGCCGCGGGCATGCCGCAACGTGGCAGCGTGACCGAGCTGGCGGACGCCGTCGGCATCAGCTTTGGCTCGGCCCACAAGGAGCTCGCCGAGATGAAGCGGCTGCAGCTCGTGACCGCGGGCCAGGTTGATGGCAAGGAGGTGTTTGCCGCGAACCACGCGCACCCGCATGCGGCGGTGTTGCGCGCGTTGGTGGCCACGTCGCATGCGCCCGCGGTCGCCGCCACGTCACGGGCTGATGAGGCCTTGTTGCAGGCGCTGCGCCGGCTTGGCGCCCCGCTGGCGAAGGCAGGCGCGGTGAAACCCAAGGCGGTTGCCGCGAAGCCTGGGCCGCAACCTCAACCCTTGCTGCCCTTGCTCGCGCGCAGCCTCGAGCTTGCGCGCCGACGCCCTGATGTTGCCAAGGCCTTGCCGGTGCTGTTCTCGCGGCGCAGCCATGAGTTCACCCACGTCGGCCTGCGCGCGCTCAAGCTCGCCGCCGACAAAAAGCACGCGCTTGGCTTTCTCCTCGAGCTGGCGGGCGAGGTGGCCGGCGACCAACGGCTCGCGACGTTGGCGGAGGCGCTCGTTGATCACCGCGTGCATCGGCTGCAGCCATTTTTTATTGGCGCGGTCAGCCGGCGCGCCGCCAAGCCCGGCTTTGCCTTGGCAAAAAAATGGGGGTTTTCCATGGAGCTGGACGCCGCCGCCTTTCGCGACTTGTATCGCAAGGTGGCCCGGCCATGAGCCCGCTGCCACGGTTTGGCTACGACGAGTTGCAACGGTTTTTGCGTCAGCTCGATGCGGCCTTGACCGCGGAAGCGAAAGTCGTGCTCATCGGTGGCGCCTCGGCGGCGCTGGCCTACCACGTCACGGCGGTTACGCGCGATGTCGACGCCTACGGCACGTTGCCGGCGGCGGTGCGCCGTGCCATCGATCGGGTCAATGCGGCGCGCGAGGTGCCTATCCCCGTGTCGTCGACGCCGATTGCGGAGGTGCCGTACAACTATGAGGCGCGGCTGGTGCAAATCTTGCCGAGCGAGCTTATCCGCTTACGCGTGTACGTGCTCGAGCGCCACGATCTAGTACTAAGCAAGGTCGTGCGGTGGGACGAAGGCGATGAACGCCACGTCCAGGAAATGCACGCCATTAGCCCGCTCTCCTACGACGTGTTGACCAAGCGCTTCGCGTTGGAGATGAAGCAGGCGATGGGCAACCCCGTGACCATCCGGGCACACCTGCTAGAACTCGTGCGCGAGCTGTTTGGCGAGCTAGCCGAGGTGAGGGCTAGCAAGCGGATAGGGCCGCGATGGAGCGAGTGAGGGCGAGCGGATGCCGTGAAACGATCACTTGGCTTTAAGGATGCGGGCTTTCACGTTAGGCCACGCTGCGAAGGCGGTTGGAACGACGCCCTGTTCGCGGCGGGTGAGTTCGGTTTGCTGCCACGCTGGCACCGCCACGTCACCCTCCAAGGAATCCCAGATTTCACCGAGCAGCTCGAGCTTTTCATCGGCCGGCAAACTCTCGATGGCGTTGGTCAAGGCAGCGCGGGTCACGTCGGCAAGGATAGCACCCGTGGGCGGCATGCTAAAAAACTAGTCGCGGGGCGCCCACGGCGAGCGGCAGCAAGGCTGCGCGCGCCGGGGGCTGGCAGGCTGGGAAGGCCGTCAGAGTGGGGCCAAGGCGTGCGTATGAGGTAAGGCTGTTCTCAAGGCTACGACGCGGCTCTGAGAAGGTTATGTTCTAATTATTGCGTATTAGTATGCTATTTAATGTATAGAAAATAGAAAAATCTATACATATATCGGCCGACATGATAAGAAAATAGGCTAAGTCTATCTATGTCCACGCTGCTCCCGCTACCGCTGCGTAACCCGGCCTTGCTCGACCGCAAGGACGTTTGGGTGGCGCTGGCCGAGGCGCACCGCTACCTGGCCGAGCTCAAGGGGCTGTGTGAGTCGCTGCCCAATAAAGCGATCTTGATCGATACGTTGGGCATCCAAGAGGCCAAGGACAGCTCGGAAATTGAGCACATCATCACCACGCACGACGAGCTCTTTGCGTTGTCGCCGACCACCTCGACCACGCCGGCCGCCAAGGAAGTTCGGCACTATGTGGCGGCGCTGACCTTGGGGTTTAAGGCCGTGCGCGCGAGCGGGCTGATTAGGCTCGACACGCTGCTCGCGGTGCAGGCCGAGCTCGAGCACAGCCGCGCGGGCTTGCGCAAGCTGCCAGGGACGGCGTTGCGCAACGAGGCGACCGGGGCGATGGTCTATGAGCCGCCGCAAGGCGCGGCCGAGGTCGCGGCGCTGATGGCCAATCTCGTCGATTTTATGCACGCCGACGACGGCCTCGATCCGCTCTTGCGCATGGCGATCGCCCACCATCAATTTGAGAGCATCCATCCGTTTTATGATGGCAACGGGCGCACGGGGCGCATTTTGAACCTGCTCATGTTGCAACGCGATGGGTTGCTCGAGCTGCCGGTGCTGTACCTGAGCCGCTATATCACCGCGACCAAGCCGGCGTATTATGAGTTGCTGCAAGCCGTGCGCGACGACGAGGCGCATTGGCCGCAGTGGTGCCTCTACATGGTCAAGGGGGTGGGTGTCACCGCCCGCAGCGCGATTGGGTTGGTGAAGGCCTTTCGCGATCTGATGCTGCAGACCAAGCACGCCATTCGCACGCGCCTGCCAAAACTATATAGCCAAGACTTGCTCAACAACCTGTTTCGCTATCCCTATACCAAGATCGAATTTATCGAGCACGATCTAGGCGTGTCGCGCATTACGGCCACCAAGTACCTAAACCAGCTCAGCGAGGCCGGCTTGCTGCGCAAGCAGAAGGTCGGCAAGACCAACTTCTATGTCAATGAGCCGCTTTTTGCGTTGCTGAGCAATGTGACTATATCGTAGTCGAGGCGCCGCGGCTGCGGAAGGCTGCCACAAGCGGCGAAGCTGATGAGTACGTGCGGCGGATACCTGACGCGGCCATGCTTGCGAGCTCGGCTTGGGTATGCGCATTTGCGAAGCGAGCGTGGCGGTCGTCAGATCTGTGGGGGAATCGCCGCACTCCATGTCTAGTGCCAATTGGCGAATTTCGCGGACGAATAATGATAGGAATTGCCTGAAATGCGCGCCGCCTTCGTTGTTGTCATGGTGCTTCATGGGTTGATCCACTTGCTTGGCTTTGCCAAGGCGTTTGGGTTGGCGGAGGTGAGCCAGTTAACGCAACCGGTGGGCAAGGCGCTGGGCGCGGGATGGTTGGTGGCGTGTGGGTTGTTGCTGGCCGCGGCGCTGTTGGTGGCGCTGGCAAAAAGTAATTGGTGGATCGCCGGCGTGGTCGCGGTGGTGGTCTCGCAGGCGCTCATTGTTTCGAGCTGGCAAGATGCCAAGTTTG containing:
- a CDS encoding DUF3800 domain-containing protein, yielding MAKRYGTHRTQQLVHRALEASVVARRLASTIPSREKSPGRCVLPSTVPSGLPPTWPQRSRYIVYVDEAGDHGPVSPEFPVFVLALCIFEKTAYATTAVRALTKFKFDFFGHDAVVMHEREIRKQRPPFEMLRNPTVRASFMQRLNELVEDAPFTLIAAAIDKGRLSKTYAHPENPYHLAVTFGLERLALHLDDLGDEGEVHVVFESRGKNEDAELELAFRRACDTSTLLGSRGYTPLFAPKKANHAGLQLADLIARPIGLHCMRPSQPNRAFDLIQSKFWRGPTGSLEGWGLKRFP
- a CDS encoding Fic family protein, coding for MSTLLPLPLRNPALLDRKDVWVALAEAHRYLAELKGLCESLPNKAILIDTLGIQEAKDSSEIEHIITTHDELFALSPTTSTTPAAKEVRHYVAALTLGFKAVRASGLIRLDTLLAVQAELEHSRAGLRKLPGTALRNEATGAMVYEPPQGAAEVAALMANLVDFMHADDGLDPLLRMAIAHHQFESIHPFYDGNGRTGRILNLLMLQRDGLLELPVLYLSRYITATKPAYYELLQAVRDDEAHWPQWCLYMVKGVGVTARSAIGLVKAFRDLMLQTKHAIRTRLPKLYSQDLLNNLFRYPYTKIEFIEHDLGVSRITATKYLNQLSEAGLLRKQKVGKTNFYVNEPLFALLSNVTIS
- a CDS encoding addiction module protein yields the protein MPPTGAILADVTRAALTNAIESLPADEKLELLGEIWDSLEGDVAVPAWQQTELTRREQGVVPTAFAAWPNVKARILKAK